A genomic segment from Nicotiana tabacum cultivar K326 chromosome 9, ASM71507v2, whole genome shotgun sequence encodes:
- the LOC107771508 gene encoding beta-ureidopropionase — MERKEGEETIIAENGKIEATPQKDGSICGFDSLHHLLQASLNPQLFQEVSRILLGLNCGKKLEPIALPQPVKVLSSEHDFDLQAFSFSADRESLREPRIVRVGLIQNFISLPTTAPFLDQKRAIFKKLTPIIDAAGSSGVNVLCLQEAWTMPFAFCTREKKWCEFAEPIDGESTQFLQEFARKYNMVIVSPILERDVYHGETLWNTAVIIGNHGNIIGKHRKNHIPRVGDFNESTYYMEGNTGHPVFETAYGKIAVNICYGRHHPLNWLAFGLNGAEIVFNPSATVGELSEPMWPIEARNAAIANSYFVGSINRVGTEVFPNPFTSGDGKPQHADFGHFYGSSHFSAPDSSCTPSLSRHKDGLLISDIDLNLCRQLKEKWGFRMTARYEVYADLLARYVKHDFEPQVISDPLLYKNA, encoded by the exons GAAGAGACAATTATTGCAGAAAATGGGAAAATAGAAGCAACCCCACAAAAAGACGGTTCAATTTGTGGGTTTGACTCTCTTCATCATCTCCTTCAAGCTTCTCTCAATCCCCAACTTTTCCAG GAAGTCAGTCGCATACTTCTTGGGCTAAATTGTGGAAAGAAACTTGAGCCTATTGCTCTTCCGCAGCCTGTCAAAGTTCTGTCCTCTGAACATGATTTTGATCTTCAG GCTTTTAGCTTTTCTGCGGACAGAGAGTCACTGAGAGAACCTCGGATTGTGAGGGTTGGCCTCATTCAGAATTTTATTTCCTTACCCACAACTGCACCTTTCCTGGATCAAAAGAGGGCCATCTTTAAAAAGTTGACTCCGATCATTGATGCTGCGGGTTCTTCAGGAGTCAATGTTCTATGCTTGCAA GAGGCGTGGACAATGCCTTTTGCATTTTGTACGCGTGAGAAAAAATGGTGTGAATTTGCTGAGCCAATTGATGGAGAATCAACTCAATTCCTTCAGGAATTTGCACGAAAATATAACATGGTTATCGTTAGTCCGATTCTTGAGAGGGATGTTTATCATGGAGAAACCCTGTGGAACACAGCAGTGATAATTGGAAATCATGGTAACATAATAGGGAAACATCGGAAG AATCACATACCTAGAGTTGGAGACTTCAATGAGAGTACATATTATATGGAAGGGAACACTGGCCATCCTGTGTTTGAGACAGCATATGGCAAGATTGCTGTTAATATATGTTACGGAAGACACCATCCTCTGAACTGGTTAGCGTTTGGGTTAAATGGTGCAGAGATTGTTTTTAACCCATCAGCTACTGTTGGTGAACTTAGTGAACCAATGTGGCCCATTGAG GCTCGCAACGCAGCAATAGCAAATAGCTATTTTGTTGGTTCAATTAACCGCGTCGGGACAGAAGTTTTCCCCAACCCCTTCACTTCAGGAGATGGAAAGCCACAACATGCAGATTTTGGGCATTTCTATGGTTCCAGTCATTTTTCTGCACCAGATTCGTCGTGTACACCTTCTCTGTCCCGTCACAAGGATGGATTGTTGATATCTGACATTGATCTCAACCTTTGTCGGCAGCTAAAGGAGAAATGGGGATTTCGAATGACTGCTCGTTATGAAGTCTATGCTGATCTGCTAGCTCGTTATGTAAAGCACGATTTTGAGCCACAAGTCATTTCTGATCCCTTGTTATATAAAAATGCTTAA